In Sebaldella termitidis ATCC 33386, one DNA window encodes the following:
- a CDS encoding ABC transporter ATP-binding protein, with protein sequence MSNIIEVKELNKIYKLYDNKKDRLKEALNFFLKKKKYHKDFYALNNINLSVRKGEIVGLLGKNGAGKSTLLKVITGVLTQSSGTLDIEGKISALIELGAGFNPEYTGRENIYLYGTLMGYSKEEMNNKISDIIKFADIGDFIEQPVKVYSSGMFARLAFSCSINVNPDILIVDEILAVGDMRFQMKCITKMKEMMKKGVTILFVSHDINTIKRFCTRAVWLKDGKVELDGDINYVTDRYLDFLKFEEATQGMETQEEIEKNIEEINVRNIAEIKSFKMLSIDGIEKEKFRKYDVLKVEVTYEVYDEDIEDPVLGVAIKSIDNKYICGLNTLLDKKEIPWKKGENKYYLTYEMGVLVFGGMYYFDCALFESTATVPIQYISKVKEFMIESNYDGEGTFMIPHKWSEDSRLGNSLGD encoded by the coding sequence ATGAGTAATATTATAGAAGTGAAAGAGCTCAATAAAATTTATAAATTATATGATAATAAAAAGGATAGATTAAAGGAAGCACTTAATTTTTTTTTAAAAAAAAAGAAATATCATAAAGATTTTTATGCATTAAATAATATAAATTTATCTGTTAGAAAAGGAGAAATTGTCGGATTATTGGGTAAAAACGGCGCTGGGAAATCTACATTACTAAAAGTGATAACTGGAGTATTGACTCAAAGTTCAGGAACTTTGGATATAGAAGGGAAAATATCAGCTTTGATAGAGCTTGGAGCAGGTTTTAATCCGGAATATACAGGACGTGAAAATATATATTTATATGGAACATTAATGGGATACTCTAAAGAAGAAATGAATAATAAAATATCGGATATTATAAAATTTGCAGATATAGGGGATTTTATTGAACAGCCTGTAAAAGTGTATTCAAGCGGAATGTTTGCTCGTCTGGCTTTCTCGTGTTCGATTAATGTTAATCCGGATATATTGATAGTTGATGAAATACTAGCTGTTGGTGATATGAGATTTCAAATGAAATGTATAACTAAAATGAAAGAAATGATGAAAAAAGGGGTAACTATACTGTTTGTTTCGCATGATATAAATACGATAAAACGTTTTTGTACTAGGGCAGTATGGCTAAAAGATGGAAAGGTAGAGTTGGACGGAGATATTAACTATGTAACAGACAGATATTTAGACTTTTTGAAATTTGAAGAGGCTACTCAAGGAATGGAAACTCAAGAAGAAATTGAAAAAAATATAGAGGAAATTAATGTCAGAAATATAGCGGAGATAAAAAGTTTTAAAATGCTTAGCATTGATGGAATTGAAAAAGAAAAATTTAGAAAATACGATGTTCTAAAAGTAGAAGTCACATATGAAGTATACGATGAAGATATAGAAGATCCGGTTTTAGGAGTCGCAATAAAGAGCATAGATAATAAATATATATGTGGTTTAAATACATTGTTGGATAAAAAAGAAATTCCTTGGAAAAAAGGGGAAAATAAATATTATTTAACATATGAGATGGGAGTATTAGTATTTGGAGGGATGTACTATTTTGATTGTGCATTGTTTGAATCAACAGCAACAGTTCCAATTCAATATATCTCAAAAGTGAAGGAATTTATGATAGAGAGTAACTATGATGGTGAAGGAACATTTATGATACCGCATAAATGGTCTGAAGATAGTAGACTAGGAAATTCGTTAGGAGATTAA